The Rhopalosiphum maidis isolate BTI-1 chromosome 4, ASM367621v3, whole genome shotgun sequence region ATTGAGCCATTATAGCGTATAAGAGTATAAGACTCTAGGACGTGTActaaacacaatttataatatttctatctgATATTTCCAATTGTTAGATCTAGAGTATGTGGCAAAGCTGACAAGATATGACATGATTGACAATTGTCGTCTTAGATACGATTGTTCCGTGTTCGTTCGAACATTTTGTGACTTCCAAATACTATAACACGCAGCATCGCAAACTGTAGGGTCGCGTCGTACACTCACGGAGCgcttagtttaaaaatatttattttcccgACGGaatttaccaatattatttgaataataataaataataaaaataggtcAAAGATAAATCGTTATCATAGTTTGAATATccgattttaaacaaaatatattgtgaattTGCATTAAACTGATTTTCTCTTTATATTCACTTACAgcattttgtatacaattttcgaattataaataatgaaatggaaaaaaacatgaattttatactacaaaataatttccgAATTTTCGTTTATATGACGAATTTCATAGTAATGTTGaattttaatgcttataaaaaaaattctatgtttcattattttttatttaagaaaattttacGACAAACCTTGTGTGCTCAAGGTGTTTTACTAGCaaacaaaaatgatataaattataattcgaagatctatctatatatatatatatagcataaaaagtaccataatattatttttattacgattatttaagttgaatttcaaaacattttaaaaaacatataatgataaaaaaatattttgtatttaacttaaatccGAGGACCAATTGTccgagtataaaaatatgacggGGACCAATTGTCCGCgtaccataaaatattgacatttgaTGTCTTTGCTTTggcacattaaaataaaaaaaaaccgtcaCGAAAGTATCCACGAAAAGCGTTACGTAATTGCCATGGATACCACGGTTGCTATGGATACCGCGGTTGTCATGGAGACCCCGGGTTaggtgtttatatatatttatattcgaaATATGACGTGTGTTGACGGCATCTTCACAAGAAACGTATCTAATGTACAAACGCTTGCTTATGTATCCTACTTTACACATCACCGACCACTACTTAGCGTTACGTCTCCTAATAATGTAACTTGTtaacatatacattaaaatatttttataacagcaACAGTCCTGTCTTTATTTCACTTTACGTTATAGACTATACGTTATACGTCATACGTTCCTACCTATACGTCGTATGACATAAAATGTCTCACTTAACGCAGACTCATATGCGTCATGTTTGTATTACGTGACTACTTctatcaaaatttttatttaatttatacacatcttgtcataaaaaaattcaaataatataatattgaaaaataatctctgctaataaacaataatgaatagttaataatttaaacaattttatggattttaatcAGTTGTTATGGgatttttaaggatttttttaaagaataattagGCAAATAATGGATTTTAATGGAGTATTAGggctttttttaaagaatgttGTATAATGAATTTCAGCTTATAAAAACAGTGTTGGAGGCAATGTAATCTGAACAGATTGCTTTATAAATCAAGcatgaattaattgagaaattctaataaaactgCACATTTTATTGAATGGGAAAATGTCTActtaacacttaaataatgTGATTGGATCTTAATGAGtagtagtaaaaaaattgcacaaaatttgaatgtagAAACTTCAAATATGGTACTGCTCTATAGTCACACTAGAGCTACACCAAAACTCTAATATTTCTATTGTATAACAACTATAACTCATTATAGAAgttatgtaatgtttatttattattgtctaaacaaaaaaatgtaattttttggagtagatatttaatatttatccacCGGATAGGTGATTAGTGATTTCATAGTAtcctaattaaattttctccCCAAATTGTTCTTTATTAACCCAAAACGTATGTATCTGCATATTTTCAGTTATATAACAAGTAAGTTAGATTACCTAAAAAGTATACAGTCTGTGtaatgattgtattattatctcagaaattaaaatttaataacaataaccaaATTTAAGTACAACAAAGACTGTTGGTCAATGGTAAATGAATGAATAATAagccgtttaaaaaaaaagtgcgatattctttctataatattacaatatctgCTTacctataatgatttataaactatactgCATTTAATCTcgatataacaacaatattctaataacataatcagttataatttataatcacagGTAATAATACCATATCGGTATGATCACTACGGTTAATAGTTCATAGATTTGGTGTTTccgtttaatgtattaatgtctaaataataaatcgtataaaGTGCATttactctatattatattattataaaagagtGCAGCGCATGCCTTGTAAATTTCGATGAAACCGCaactgtaattttatatagaaaaatggatttttgggagatatataatataaaatgattcagAAACAATAAACAGATACTAAACATTGTAAATTAAGTTGTTTTGTTTCAACACTCATTACAAAACctgttttttttcacaatgtttatgacattaaaaataaataatactggtAATTTATGTAAGCTACTATATTACAATGTAGTTTCTAACaaagtataatagtttataggaTAATTTCTTGGCACATTTACTCTCAACCCTAATAAGTAGACTGATTATCTATTGTATAGTACGTGTCGAATTAACCTCATCATCGAGTATTTGAGTGGATCAATATAACAGAATagggttaaatttaaatttaatggtaaataatttcCCGCGTAAAACGAATCTGGCAGAAACGATCTGTCAAACCACATCATTAAGTAGgtggtacttatattttatcatatatttataacgctgttttagtattttttattattattataactggcTACAACTCGTTTGCATACGTATATTTTGGCAACCTGTGACGAAAATCCCTAGTATTAGAACTCGTTTACGCACACATTTTCTTTCTCACTTTAACAGGCTTGGGACTGTCTTTCACAcggaaaatccaaaataatatcatttacacAATCGATTATGAGATTATATtcttatcaaatatttgataatttttacggCAGTCAGTGACGATTTGTACGTGTGTGTGAATGTGCAGTCGTTGTGCGCAAGTGAGTCATCGATTTACaggtaaaaaatgttgaatgtgTGCAAACGGGCGATAGTAAACTCCGCCAGAATACcggttaagataaaaatataataaaagatctGATGTAAACTCCGACGGTTTTTTCTTACCtgtaataagtatatgaaTCTTTTCATAGTCGtctaagaaattaattttataaaagtcaaccaaatgttcatatttttagtaaatttgttATCGACTTTCAAACCcaaacttatataaaactaaatggcATATctcaagtaaataaaataaaaaattcgaaatcgaaaaaaaaaataacaatgtcaCAATAtgctataaataggtacactaACTGAGTAATACaagacttaaaatatttataaattgtatcacataattttagtttacatattggattattaggtataacgattatttattacgatttttttactatgatttaaatatttaaagtgaacgatatgatattatattatattatcatttttttttaataatatatcatattaattttataccacTACTTGATTTTCTTCACTAGCGGAGTTCACATGAACCCattttacttgttttttttttctggcagagtttacagtaaaaaaaaggtaCTTGAGACGGAGTTTACATGCGCCAGTGCAAACGATTAGCAgtatataatggtatataaataataaatatttatatcgcgTATTtctgtgcataatatataaataggtaaattttaaatttaacctaaTCAAGTTATAAAGTGTCCGCTATTGGGTGGCTGCTTTTATAGTATACCTTGGTTAAGAGTTATATATTTCCGCATGCATACTTGtcttgttgtaataataattacggaTTGTACGCtttacaataaacattaaaaaaaaaaaaaacatttgtgtaaataaattacctatataaaatgcctgataattataaataggtttatttaaaaaataataataataccatttttcatatgataatccataaaaaaaaattcttgctCATctggttattaatttaattattctataaagttattaaataaatcattgaataaaacgttaagtaaataattaaaaactttttttaagttgtttttaaacttgcaaaatcttataaaataataacatacaaaattacattaaacttattaaataccacacacttaaaaaatatattaataaatgaatacgtAAAGATATCAggatacaaaatgtattttattcaatcaaTGTAAGACTAATAAGTATAGAACTAATATGAGAAAATAATTCGGatcataatcattttaatttaagtaaacgAACGAATCacgtaaaatagttttattttctattgacaataaattaaaatttgtatagtacataatatatattgtataatacattgtaaatataacattgGTCTATTTACAAGTTAATAATTCATACTAACATAtggataatgtaaatataataacttaataaaattaatatgtattaaacaattattcatttcaaattttcaaatgtcaGCTGTTTGgctttatgataataatctgCAGAAGTATTATTGAATCGtgatttatatgtgtataggtaTGCATTACATTAAAAACGTACAATACAACAATTGTATTAcgagataaataataagaacaatGCACAAATTATGCAACcagaataatctaaaaaaaaaaataataaataaataatattaacttaataatatatgctttacttttgatttttcgATACAGCCTTCTCTGTATTAGTCAGGTCTTCGTGAAGTATATGTTTCCTGAtcccaaaataataaatttgtatataagcaTTCCAGTCGAATTCTTCTAAACTAAACCAAAATATGTTACGATCTTCTTTACTTAATGATAACCAAAGTTTTCTTGTATTTTCGTTGTCAAATAACCACTGTCTTGTAGTAAATACTTTAAGCAAATCCAtcatattttctgtttttgcATACATCTTCaacattctaaataaatatacaaatgtaataacaaaaacaatttttttttatcataaatacaaatcatatGAATGTAAAGATATACTCACACATCGTTATAAAAAgacaattttagtatttaaaatgtaatagttacctactattgttaaatatataaataaattatatattacagaatTGTTATTGAAAACTTACTTAGGAGGTTTaccacatataattaataacaaatccaTTAATGCAGCCGGTATCTTATGTAGCAAAATTCTTAGAACTGTGCCAATCAATAAATTGGtatagaaaatgtaaaatatataccacaTCGATCGCAGCGGAGGAACTTCAAAATAATGACtgtgcattttttaataaatctaccCCATGTCAATGGGCTTTCAGCACTAGAaacgtaattatatatttttggtacCTTTTTCGTTTGATTTGAATGTTGAtgtctaaaaatgttaacaaattttaatgttttgtgtAAATTGTACGGAGAAGATAAGAACATACCTGTTAACTGTGTCCCACATAACACTGATCAATGCATTAACTGTATAATCAACTGGAATAATATCAGCGATTTTATTCTTGTCAAGCTGTATCGTTCTTAAAAATCCAGCTATGACTCCGGTGACTATACCAGATGGTccattaatattatccaaCCAACCGCTATTAGGTTCTAATTTGACGCATCCAACTGTAATTTTCCTCTTTCAGTAAATTTTGGTCATCGTTCAAAAAGAggtttaggttaggttaggttgttTAAAACTATGCAATTATGAGAAGGAtagaagtaataaaaaaagatggGAAAGTTGGTAACGGCTCTGTTAAAGAAAATGCCAAGTATATTTCGCAATTAATTGTTACTGAAATAGATGTCTTAGATTTGACTTAAATTatgtaccaataataataattatatattataagagatAAGAGTctgagatttttttaattatggttaccaaacaattattttaataataatactaacatttaacaaatatttattaagtagacAGGTAACgtttattgcatttattttacaatgatgtgtgtttatttttatatttttttttattttgtgtctaAACCAACTTTTTAtatcagataaaatatttaattttaaattttgataatagtttttgtttgaaaattaaatcagaTTTGGAATTCtaagataaaaaattcttaatacttttcaaaataatcgagttacaaaaaaaaaaaaaaaaaataagaaaaagcaCATTGTTTAATGACATTTAATactcttattataatagttgtttgGTAACAAAAATGGTTAGGTAACAAAAAGTTAGACCGTCATcccaaataatcatttttttgtataccatGATTGGTTtaccattgaattcaaattttacataCTATGTATTACAGTGACCGACTTAAATATATccacaaataaaacataatatattattttatcattccaACACTATGATCAAagtctaatattatacttgtcaAATACACTTACTAATCGATGGACGAAATAT contains the following coding sequences:
- the LOC113548071 gene encoding LOW QUALITY PROTEIN: fatty acyl-CoA reductase wat-like (The sequence of the model RefSeq protein was modified relative to this genomic sequence to represent the inferred CDS: inserted 1 base in 1 codon), which translates into the protein MNTSIDETFRNGTVFVTGGTGFLGKILTDKLLRSCSLKKIAILVRSKKGIDSIQRVADIYNQSIFDCLRIEKPDFGTKIKIIEGDLEQPSLGLSSDDREWLIENVNFVFHCAATIKFNETIQTATKINIQGTDNILDLATMMRNLKGFVHVSTAYSHCPRNVIKEEFYPAPITAKELKNMSIDEISRAKILENWPNTYTFTKAITENMISSNDYQLPISIFRPSIIGCVKLEPNSGWLDNINGPSGIVTGVIAGFLRTIQLDKNKIADIIPVDYTVNALISVMWDTVNRHQHSNQTKKVPKIYNYVSSAESPLTWGRFIKKXHSHYFEVPPLRSMWYIFYIFYTNLLIGTVLRILLHKIPAALMDLLLIICGKPPKMLKMYAKTENMMDLLKVFTTRQWLFDNENTRKLWLSLSKEDRNIFWFSLEEFDWNAYIQIYYFGIRKHILHEDLTNTEKAVSKNQKLFWLHNLCIVLIIYLVIQLLYCTFLM